GCGCGAACATCCTAGTGCAACGGCTCTTCCGGCAGGCGACCAACCGCCGGAAAAACGCGCCCGTCCCCCGGGAGGGTGGCTCATGGGCGCCGCAGGGGCCGCCCCGGGGCCGCCATCCATTGCAGGGTGAAGGCGCGCCCTTCGGGGCGCAGGGCAACCGCGCAGCCCTTGCGGAGCTTGTCCGGCAGGGCCTGGCCCAGCGCGAGCGCGGCGGCGCGCTCCAGCGAGGGGTTGTGTCCCACCAGCGCCCAGCCCGGGCCCACGTCGCGCGCCAGCTTGAGCACGTTGCGGGCCGCGCCCTTCATGGGGACGAGCGCGGGGTGGACCTCCACGTGGGACAGGCCGAGCGCGTCCGCGAGCAGCTCCGCGGTCTGCACCGCGCGCACCAGGGGGCTGGTGATGATGCCCATGAGCGGCGTGAGGCGCGCGAGCTTCTTCGCGTGCTGACGGAAGGCGGCGCGGCCCTGGGACGTGAGGGCGCGGGCCTCGTCGCCCAGGGCGTGGGAGTCCTCGGCCACGGCGTGGCGCACGAGGAGGAGGGGCAGGTCGCGTTCGGCCATGGGCGCGCGTTGTAGTGCGTTTCGCGCCCGCGCGGATGTGACGAACGGGTGGACTGCTGAGTGGACTACTCCACACCGCCCAGCAGGAACGCGAGCAGCAGCAGCGCGAGCACGCCGGTGGTGATGGCGGCGAAGGTGCGGTCCTTCTGCGCGCGGAAGATGCCCAGGGACAGGGCCACGCGCAGCACGGGCACGGTGATCATCACCAGCAGCCCCGCCATCACGAAGGACTGGCCGCGCACGGCCATGACGCCCTCGAAGACATCCGTCAGCTGGTGCGGCGCCTCGTCCGGCGAGGTGAGGCGCAGGAGCGCGTCCGAGGACGAGAAGTAGTCCGGGTGCCGCAAGAAGGTCATCACCATGCCGCACATCACGAGCGACAGGCTGAGCAGCACGCCGCCGCGCAGCAGTTGGCTGATGAGCAGCTCCGGTGTGAGCGGCACCACCTCGTCCTGCGCGACGGCGGTGGTGGTCGTCTCTGGAGAAGACGAAGGTTCGGCGCTCATCCGCGTATCCCCTTGGACAGCATCTCGTAGGACACCCACAGCAGCACGGCCACGAAGAGCATGCGCAGGGAGCCGCTCTTGAGCTTCGTCAGGTAGCGCGAGCCCGCGAACGCGCCCAGCGTGACGCCCACGCAGACGGGGCCGGCGATGAACGGGTCGATGTCCCCGCGCGCGAAGTAGATGCCCGCGCTGGCCGCCGCCGTGACGCCAATCATGAAGTTGCTGGTGGCGGTGGAGACCTTGATGGGCAGCCCCATCGCCAGGTCCATGGCCGGGACCTTCAGCGCGCCGGAGCCGATGCCGAGCAGCCCGCTCACCGTGCCCGCGATGTACATGAGCCCCAGGCCCACGAGCGGCCGGTGCACGCGGTACGTCACCTCGCCGCCGGTGGACACGTCGTAGTAGCTGCCGTGCAGCGCGAGCCGGTCCGCGAGGGCATCCGGAGGCGGCTCTTCACGGGGGCCGCCGTCCTCGCGCAGCTTGCGCAACATCGCGAGCGCCGAATAGGCCATCACCGCGCCGAAGAGGAAGTACAGCGCGCGGCCGCCCACCATGCCCGCGAGCATCGCGCCCGTGACGGCGCCCGCCACGGTGGCCAGCTCCAGGAACATGGCCACGCGCATGTTGGCCAGGCCGTCGCGTACGTATGCCGCCGCCGCGCCGCTGGACGTGGCGATGACGGACACGATGGAGGCTCCCACCGCGTAGCGGATGTCCACCTTGAGCACGAGCGTGAGGACGGGGATGAGGATGAGGCCACCGCCCAGGCCCAGCAGCGAACCCAGCAGGCCCGCTCCAATGGAGACGCACAGCACGATGGCGACGAAGTTGAACGGAGTGGCGTCCAAGGCGATGGCCATCTTCCTCCTGGCCCTCCCGCATGCAAGCGCTTCACGCGGAGCCCGGCTGGTTGCCCGCTCCAGGCCATCCCCCGGGGGCGAGGTACGCGTCGACCCTCAACGTTGGCGGGACGCGTCGGACGGCTTCGTGTCGTGTGATGGGGGTGTATCCGGGGGCTGTGGCATGGGCCAGCCCTGGAAGAGCGGCCAACCCCGGTAGGGGTTGCCCCGGGTGGGCTCTTCTTCCGGGGGGCCAGGTGCTTCAGGGCGATGCGCACCGGGGCGGGGGGGCGTGCGCAGCAGCACCCACGTCAGCACGACGCACAGCAGGCTCATCACGACGATGCTCCACGCGCGCGTGCGGGGCTCCAGCTCCATCTAGAAGCGCCCCCGCTTGAGCAGGTCGCCCTTGGACAGCGAACCCAGCAGGTGCCGGCGTCCGTCCACCACGGGCAGCCGGTCCAGTTCCGTGTGGCCGAACCGCGCGGCCACCTCCGACAGGGACAGGTCCGGGGTAATGGGTTGCACGCCGGTGTCCATCACGTCCGCGGCCACGGTGGCCTGGAGCAGCGAGTGGTCCGGCAGGTGGCCCTTGAGCGCGTCCAGGGTGATGACGCCCAGCAGGCGCCCCTCCGCGTCGGTGACGTAGAGGTCCGCGCCCGCGGGCTGCTCCAGCAGCAGCACGACCACCTCGTCGAAGGGCGCGGAAGGGGGCACCCGCTGCGTGGCCGGTGACAGCAGCGAGCGCACGCCTTCCTCCCGCAGCCAGTGCGGCACGGTGGCGGGCACGCGCACGTCGCGCTTGGCGAGCACGGACGTGTAGAGCGACTCCGGCTCCAGCCGGCGGCTGACGACGGCGGCCACCACCGCGGCGAGCATCAGCGGGAGGATGAGGTCGTAGTCGCCGGTCATCTCGAAGATCATCAGCACCGCGGACACGGACGCATGCGTGGTGCCCGCGAGCACCGCGCCCATGCCGAGCAGCGCATAGGCCCCGCTGGGCGCCGCGCCGCCCGGGAGCGCCCGCTCCACCAGCATCCCGAACGCGCCGCCCAGCAGCGCGCCGAAGAAGAGGGACGGGGTGAAGAGCCCGCCCGGCACCCCCGCGCCCGCGCACAGCGACGTCACCGCCAGCTTCGCCAGGGGTAGGATGAGCAGCAGCGTGAGGGGCAGCGTCCCGTGCAGCGCCATGTTCACCGAATCGTAGCCGTTGCCCATGAGGTACGGCCCCGCGATGGCGGTGAGTCCCACCACGGTCATCGCGACCAGCGGCATGAACGGGGTGAGCCACGACGGCAGCTTGTCCAGCAGGTCCGACGTGAAGTTGATGCCGCGTACGTAGAGCGCGGAGGCCCCGCCCACGAGCACGCCCAGGAGGATTGCCAGCACCAGCTCCCGCGGGTGGGTGAGGGCGTAGTGGGGGATGACGTAGCTGGGATGATCCGCGATGAGGGTGCGCGACACGAGCGTCGCCACCACGCACGACACGACGATGGGGCCGAAGAGCTCCAGCGCGAAGCTGCCCAGCAGCACCTCCAGGCCGAAGAGCGCCGCGCCGATGGGGACGTTGTACGCGGACGCGATGCCCGCCGAAGCGCCGCACGCCACCAGCACGCGGGCCTGGCCCGGCCCCAGCCGCAGCCACCCGGACAGCGCGGAGCCACTGGCCGCGCCTGTCTGGAGGAGCGCGCCCTCGCGGCCCAGCGGAGCCCCCAGCGCCACCGCGATGATGGACACGAAGCCGCGCAACAGCGCGCGGGGGAAGGGCAGCCGGCCGGACTTCACCCAGATGGATTCGATGATGCCCGCGGTGCCGTGGCCTCGCAGGGGCTGGCCCACCACCAGGGACACCAGCGTCACCAGCGCGCCACCCAGCACCGGCACCAGGAACCGGCGCCAGCCTGGCGACGCGAGCGCTCCCTCCAGGAAGTGCTCCGTGTTGGTCTGCCAGAACAGGTGCTGGGTGAAGCGCAGCACCGCGAGCAGCGCCACCGCGCCCAGGCCGGAGATGAGGCCCACGCCCACCACCAGCACCCAGAAGCGCCGCTCCTGGCCCAACATGCCCTGGAGGATCCGCCGCATCCAGGGCGAGGGCTGCCCCGTCCTCAGGTCGGGATGTACGGCTCCGGATGCGGGTTCGGGCATGGCCTCCACACCTGTCCAATGTACGGAGGCCGGAAGGCCCTTCCCGGATCCGCGCGGTGATTTCCATCGACCGCCGCCCGGCTGGTTGTCTTCCGGACGGACTACCGACCTGATGGTACCCTGGCCGCCTTGCCCTGCGTGCTCTTCGCGGGCTGGCGCGCCCCGGTGTCACGAGGCGGCGTGTTCGCGGGGGCCTGACCCGCGGGCTCACCCGTGAGGCCCAGGTGGATGCCGGGCGGCGGAGGGTTCTTCAGCACGGACTCCGTGCGCGTCGCGGCCTCCGTGGCGTCCGGCGCGAAGCGGTCCGCCAGCTCCGCGACGGCGTCGCTCATCTCCCGGTGCGCGACGATGGTGCGCTCCAGCGTCTTGCCCAGCCGGGCCGACGTGTCGAAGGTCTGCCGGGATTCGTCCGAGCCCGGCAGCGAGTCCTGGTACGAGAACGTCAGCGTCGCGTCCCGGCGCAGCGCATCCAGCAGCCGGGCCAGTTGCTGTTGCAACTCCGCGTCCTGCTCCGCGCGAGGGCGCTCCAGCAACCCCCGCTCGCCGCCGAACCAGACGCGCCCCACCTTCCCGAAGCCCCCGTCCGCGGAAGCAGCGGGCAGGTCCTCCAGCACGAGCAGCGGGTGCACGCGGCGGGGGAAGTCCTGTTCATACAGCACGAAGAGCAGGGTGCCGTCCGCGCGAGGGAACACCGCCGCGGTGCGCGAGCCGAAGGGGAAGAAGGGCGTGGCGGACACCTCCGCGCGCTTCGCCACGCGGGCGCGGGCCAGCGCGTCCAGCGGCGTCGTGTCATCCAAAGCGCGCTTGGGTGTGCGGCGCAGGTTGTTCATCAGGTCGCGCGCCTGATCGATGCCCACCACCACGTTGAGCGCGCTGCCTCGCGAGTAGCCCGCGTGGTAGACGCCCACCAGCTCGAACTCGCCCGTCTTGCAGGAGATGGCGAGCACGGGCGACCCCGAGTTGCCCTGCGACACGAGCGCGTCGATGACGAAGTCGTCGTGGTACCACTCCTTGTACTCGTCGCGGTCGTAGGCGGAGATGACCTTGCCCATGTTGGTGGCGTTGAAGACGCCCAGCGGGAAGCCGCGCACGTCCACCACGTCGCGCTCGCGCACGGCGGCGCTCCTGCCCACCTTCCACGGCATCACCGTCAGGGACGCCTTGGACTTGATGACGGCCAGGTCCAGTTGCGGATCCACCACCGCCTTGGACAGCGGGATGTCGTCGCGGTCGTACTTGTCCGCCTCGTTCTCCACGATGCTCAAGCCGTCCTTCACGCGCTTGCAGCCGGAAGGCACGCCGTCCACCGGGTGCGCGTCGCTGGTGACGTCCGGCCACTCCACCACGTGCTCGTTGGTGAGCAGCAGCGTCTCCCCCGCCTGCTGCTTGTACGCGAACGCGGTGCCGTGCGCGGACACCGGCGTGCGCGTGCGGCGCACGTTGCCCTCGGCGCCGTAGGACAGGCACTCGTACACGGCGGTGCTGCGCACGCAGTACGTGTACTTCTTCTTCATCGCCTGCTCGAACGCCCGCGCCTTGGGCGACAGCGCGGCGTAGCTGTCCGCGTATTCGCCTTCGCAGTACGGCGCGGGCGGCGGCGCTTCCTCCGCAGGCGCTTCCGGGGGCGGCGAGGGAGCCTCTGCTCCGGCGGCGGTGAGGGACACCGCCACCACCGACAGTCCGACCATCCACCCGACCATGGCCCCTCCCGCGTTGTCGTCGCTGAGGTTGTTGCTAAGGACCGGCGAGCCCTCGTGCATCTGTGCGCGCGGGAGGCCAGGCGGGTTTCTCGGTGCGAAAAGCCCGCTGTCCGTCAGAAGTGACGGGACGCGTGTCCATTCCCGGACGGGCAGGCCCCACGCGCACGCACCCGGTGGGCGTGGGCCTCACCCGTCCAGGTCGTTGAGCGCGTCGGGCGGCAGCGGCGAGGCGCCCGTCACCGTGCCGTCCAGGTCCAGGGGCAGCGTGGACGGATCGACCTCTGGCGGAGGGCTGTTCTCGAAGGGCGCCGCGAGCGCCGGGCGAGCGCCCCCCGCCCCCGGAGGCGGACGCAGCACGGGCCCCGGAGGCGGCAGCCCCGAGTGCCGCCGCGCGGCCTCCATCAGGGCGTTGTGGTGGCGGTACCGCGCCTCCACGAGCTTGTGGATGAGCAGCGGCCCCCCGGGCACGCGGCGCGCGGTGAGGGCCTGGGTGGCCTTGCGCACCGGGTAGCGCACGCGGCGGATCTGCACGCGCCAGCCCTTGGGGGTGAAGGTGAAGACGCCGTAGGCGGGGCGCAGGTCGCCGTCGCGGGGAATGCCGGCGCTGGCCACGTCCGCGATGAGCATCCGGCCCACGCGCCGGCGGTAGGGGAAGTGCAGGTGCCCGAAGGCGCACGCGGCCGCGTCCAGGTGCGTGAAGAAGCGGCGCACCGCGTGGTCGTCCAGCGTGGGGTCCAGCGACTCCTCCAGGTTGCGGGGGTTCGCGTGGCAGATGAACAGGTCCTGTCCCTTGCGCGGCGTGTAGCGCAGGGAGAAGGGCATCTGTCCCAACTGGTGGAGCAGCGTGTCGCCCAGCTGGTCGCGCGTCCAGCGCAAGAGCTCCGTCTTCCAGTGGTCGCGCTCGCGGTACGCACCGCCCAGGTAGTTGCCGGCGAGGTACGCGTCCGTGTTGCCCATGATGAGGGCGTGGCACTTGCTGAAGAGCAGCTCCACCGTCTCGCGCGGGTGCGCGCCGCGCAGGGCCAGGTCTCCGGCCGCGACGATGTAATCCGGCGCCACCGATTTGGTGATGTCGTCCAGCACGGCCTCGCAGGCCGGAAGGTTCCCGTGAATGTCCGCGAGGATGGCGACCCGCATGGCCGCCCCCATCCTAGCCCGTCGCCGCCGTCGGGCCAGCCGCTGAGGGTAGAAAAATGACGAAGGTGCTGCCCACGTTCGGCTGGCTCTCCACCTTCACCTCGCCGTCCATCGCGCCCATCAGGTGCTTCACGATGGAAAGGCCCAGCCCCGTCCCCCCCATGTCCCGGCTTCGGCCCTTGTCCACCCGGTAGAATCGCTCGAAAATCCGGGAAAGATGCTTGGGCTCGATTCCCACGCCTGTGTCGCGCACGCGCACGACGCACCGGCCGCCCTCGTACGCTCCGTCCACGTCCACCCGGCCGCCCTCGGGCGTGTACTTCACCGCGTTGTCGAGCAGGTTGAGGAGCACCTGCTCGATGGCCCGCCCATCGCCCAGCGCCACCAGCTCCGGCGGCACGTGCAACCCGATTTGCTGGTTCTTGCCCTCGGCCTTGGGGCGCACGCCCTCCGCGGCGCGGGAGACAGCCAGGGCCAGGGGCACCTCCGTGCGCTGGAAGGTCATCTCGCGGGCCTCCAGGCGGGAGAGCTCCAGCAGGTCCTCCACCAGCTCGGAGAGGCGCTCGGACTGACGGTGGATGATCTCCACCATCTTCGGCGCCACCTGGGTGTCCTGGAGCGCGCCGCCCTGGAGCGTCTCCGCGTAGCCCCGGATGGCGGTGATGGGCGTGCGCAGCTCGTGGGAGACGTTGGCCACGAAGTCCTTGCGCACCTTCTCCAGCCGGCGCAGTTCCGTGACGTCGTGGAAGACGGCGGCGCTGCCGGGCAGATCGCGCCCCACGGGCGTCACCCGCACGGCCAGGGTGCGGGAGTACAGGCCCTCGAGCGTCAGCTCCAGCCGCGTGGAGGCGCCTTCATGGCAGGCGCGGGCCACCGCGTCGTTGAGGGCCTCGTTGCGGATGAGCGCGAGCGGACGCTGGCCCACGATGGCGCCGTGGGCGGGCCGGAGCATCTCCGCGAGCGCGTCGTTGTGCCGCACCACGGTGCCCTCCGCGTCCGTCACCCAGAGCCCCTCCGCCATGCCGTCCAGCACGGCGGTGAGGATGCGCGCCTCCTGATTGAGCGCGGCGGCGCGCATGGACAGCTTGTCGTCCAGCGTGTCGATGGCGTCTTCCAGCTGCGCCAGGTCGTCCGTGCGCTCCAGGCCCGCGGGCGGCGCCACGTCCACGCCCGCCGCCAGCGACTGCGTCTTCTGGGTCAGTGCGCGAAGCTGGCGCTCCATGGCCACGCGGCTGGTGCCCAGGGCCAGCGCGGAGCCCGCCAGCGTGACGAGCCCCGCCGCGAGCGCGCCCGCCGGGTGCCCGAAGAGCACGAGCAGCGTCGAGACGAGCAGGGGAGGGACGAGCAGGGCCAGGAGCGTGAAGCGCAGGGGCATGGCGGCCTCACGGAGGGCTGAGCTTGTAGCCCACGCCGCGCACGGTCTCGATGATGTCGCCCGCGGGGCCCAGCTTCTCACGCAGGCGCTTGATGTGCGTGTCCACGGTGCGCGTGTGGATCTCGGCCTGGATGCCCCAGACGTCGGACAGGAGCACCTCGCGCGTCTGCACGCGGTCGCTCCGCTCCAGGAGCGTGCGCAGCAGGCGGAACTCCAGCGCGGTGAGGATGATCTCCTCGCCCTTCACCCGCACCTGGTGGCGCGACGTGTCCAGGCTGATGTCGCCCGCGGCCAGCAACGCGGCGGGGCCCTCCTCCGCGTCCGCGCGGCGCAGCACGGCCTTCACGCGCAGGAGCAATTCGCGCACGGAGAAGGGCTTCACCACGTAGTCGTCCGCGCCCAATTCCAGACCCTGGATGCGGTCCGCCTCCTGGCCCTTGGCGCTGACGATGACGACCGCGGCCTTCTTCAGCTCCGCGTCGCTCTTGAGCATGCGCAAGACCTCACCGCCCGCCACGTCCGGCAGCATCAGGTCCAGCAGCACCAGGTCCGGAGGATGGGCCCGCGCCCGGGCGAGGCCCCCCGCGCCGGTGTTCGCCGTGTCCGTTTCGAAGCCCGCCGCGCGGAGATTGTAGTCGACGAGTCCGGCCAGGTCCTGCTCGTCCTCGATGATGAGGATGCGCGCCATGAAGGTGCTCCCGCGAAGGGATGGAATGCGTGGCGTCCCGTAACAGATTCGTTCCGCCCCGCCCGGGACATCCATGTGACATCCATGCACCATGTCCGCTCGCCTCCCCGCCAGGGGACCGGCGCCCGGGGCGTCAGCGCGGAAACACCGGGTCGCAGGCCTGCGCGGTCAGCTCGATGGGGGCCGCCACCAGGGTCGCGTTGGTGCCGGAGTTCACCACGCGCAGGTAGTTGCAGGAGCTGCCCAGGAAGCGCGTGGGCGTGTCGGCCGTCAGCGCCTCGATGACGAGCGCGTAGTCGCGGCCCACCGGCACGTCCACGGAGAGCCCCATGGCCGCGCCGCCGGGAGCGGACGGAAAGCGCAGCGTGCGCCCCGTGTGGCCGTCCGCGTCCTTCAACTCCAGCAGGTCGTCCGGGGTCACCTGGGAGGACAGGCAGGTGCGCTGCAGCTCCGTGCAGTTTCGCTTCGTGCCGTCCTTCAACACCGCCACCTGGTAGGCGCCCACCTGACTGGCGACGGCGCGGCTCAAGGTGATGTCCAGGCCCAGGGGCAGGGCCTCCGGAGCGGCGTCCGGGCCGCAGCCGGACAGCAGCGCCAGCATCAGCAGGGTGGGGCGTCTCATGGCGCGGCGTCCTCCACGCGGATGGTGATGGGCACTCGGCCTCGCTCCTCCGACGAGGACAGGGCCACCACGCCGGCCGTGCCGCCAATGGCCACCGCGCCCACGGCCACCCAGAGCCAGGGGCTCTTGTACCAGGGGCGGCCCGTGCCTTCCGTGAGGGCCGCGGCGGGCGCGGTCTTCGACGCCACCTGGAAGAGGAGCGGGTGGAACGGGTCCCCGCGTCCGGCCAGGCGCCGCTGCGCCGCGTCCACGACCTCGAAGTAGTACTCCACCTCATACGGGCGGGACTCCACCGGCAGCTCATACGCGGGCAGCACGGCGAGGTGGTGCTCGGGCCGGGAACGGTCGCGCACGAAGTCCACCGAGGAGAAGCCCTGCGCCCCGGCGCGCCGGTAGAAGAGCCGGGCCCGCGCGCCCAGGGCCATGTCCCTCAGGACGGCGTCCACCTCCACCCGCTCGCCCGGCGCCGGGTCCGGGATGGGGTCCACCTCCAGGGTGACGGGGTGGACGCGGCGGTGGCGCAGGTCCTCCTTCAGCCTCTCGAAGAGGCCGCGGACCTTCGGCGGCGCGGAGCGGGGCAGCTCGAAGTCCGGCCGGGCCTGGAGCAGCTTCTCGTACGCCCCGCGCGCCAGGGCCTCGTCGCCCAGGTAGAGGGCGGTGAGCCCCTGCAGGCGGTAGAGCTCCACCAGCTCGTCATCCGTGACGTCGGGCGCATCCAGCCCGCCCTGCACCACGCCCAGGGCCTCCTGGAAGCGGCCGGCCTCCAGCAGCGCCTTCGCGGAGTCGATGGCGGGGCTCGTGGGGCCCAACTGGAAGAGGAGGGGAGACGGGGGAGGGGGCACACGGGCCTGCGCTGGCAGGGCGAGCATCAGCCCGAGCCCCCAGACGCGGAGTGCGCCCCGCCAACCTCGGGCGGGGGTGCGCATCAGAAGGAAAGCTAGCAGAGCGGTGTTGAGTGGATCCACGCGGCTCGGCTCGCGAGTCCAACCCGGCGTGTTGACTGACGGGGGGAGTCCCTCTATGTTGCGCGCCCTTTTGCCGGGAAGCCTTGTAGATGGTCGTAAAGATTGAACAAATCAAAGAAGCGGGGCTGACGCTCGACGAGCCCATCGCTCCCGGGCTCCTCAAGGAGGCCCTGGAAGGCCCCGGGTCCGGCGAGGACACCGGCTTTCAGGCGACCGCTCCGTCCACGCTCCACGCCACCCTGCGCAAGATCAGCGGGGGCGTGCTGCTGAAGGGCAACTTCACCGTCCACGCGGGCGCGCCCTGCAAGCGCTGCCTCACGGACGTGAAGCTGGACCTGCCCGTGGCCTTCACCATCAACCTGGTGCCGGAGTCCCTGGCCCGGGGCGACGACTTCAAGGACGACGACGAAAAGTCCATGGAGAAGAAGGAACGCACCCAGGGTGAATCCGCGGGCACCTTCGGACTGGACGACACGGACGAGCAGGTTTTCGATGGCAAGACGATCGATCTGGATCCGATCATCCGGGAACAGGTATTGCTCGCGCTCCCGATGAGCGCGGTCTGTCGGGAAGACTGCCAGGGGCTCTGCTCGCAGTGCGGCCAGAACCTCAATGAAAAGAAGTGCGGCTGCGAGCCGAAGGTCGTGGACCCTCGACTGTCGCCGCTGAAGAACATCAAGCTGAACTGACGGTCCCTATGCCCCTCGCAGGTCGCGAGGGGGGACGGGTCCGATGCCGAGGTGAGCCGTGGGAGTTCCCAAGAAGCGGACGTCGAAGATGCGCCGGGACCGTCGTCGGGCCGGCAACAACAACCTGCGGACCCCCGTGCAGGTCATCAAGTGCTCCAAGTGCAAGGAGCCCGTGATGCCGCACCGCGCCTGCGCGGCCTGTGGCAACTACGGTGGCCGTGAGGTCATCGCGACCGCCGCGGAGTAGTTGAAAGCGGAAGGCTGCCGGTGCGGCTCGTCCTCGACGCGATGGGTGGCGACCACGCCCCCGACGCCGTCGTGGACGGGGGCGTGCTGTTCGCGCGAGCGTATCCCGGGCACGAACTCGTGCTGGTCGGGGACGCCACGCGTGTGCGCCCTGTGCTGGAGCGTGCCGGCGCGCCTCCCAACGTGTCCCTCCACCACGCGTCCGAAGTGGTGGAGATGGACGACCCCGCGACCGCCGCGTTCCGGCGCAAGCGGGACTCCTCGCTCCGGGTGGGCTTCGAGCTCGTCCGGCAAGGGGAGGCGTCCGCCCTCGTGTCGGCGGGCAACTCCGGCGCGGTGATGGCCGGTGGCATGTTGACGCTCGGCCGGATCCCCGGCGTGGAGCGTCCGGCCATCGCGGCCCTGTTCCCGGCCCTGAAGGGCGAAGGCCGCTGCCTGCTGCTGGACGCGGGCGCCAACGTGGACTGCCGCCCCTCGCACCTGGCCCAGTTCGCCGTGCTCGGCGAGGCCTACTCGCGCACGCGCCTGGGCGTGAAGCGCCCCCGGGTGGCCGTGCTCTCCAACGGCGAAGAGGAGTCCAAGGGCACGCAGCTCACGCGGGACGCGAGCGCGTTGTTGCGCCGCTCGGACCTGGAGTTCGTGGGCTACGTGGAGGGCAAGGACCTGTTCTCCGGCGACGTGGAGGTCGTCGTGACGGACGGCTTCACCGGCAACATCGTCCTCAAAACGTCCGAGGGCGTGGGCATGGGCATCACCGGCCTGTTGCGCTCCGCCATCGAGAAGCGCGGCGGCCTGCCGGAGAAGCTGGGCGCGCTCCTGCTCAAGCCCACCCTGGCGGGGCTGCGCCGCGTCATGGACTACGCCGAATACGGCGGCGCGCCGCTCCTGGGCCTCCAGGGAGTGGGCATCGTCGCGCACGGCCGCTCCTCTCCCCGCGCCATCCACAACGCGCTCGTCACCGCGCTGCAGCATGTGCGGGTGGGCGTGCAGGAAGAGCTGACGCGTTGCATCGCCAACGCCGCCGCCTGGCTTCCTCCCCACCAGCGGGGAAGGAAGGCGGACGGGGACGAAGGGGCCGATTAGAGCGCGCCGGCCACGCGTTGGACTCCGACGACTCCGGAGGCCTCGTGGCACGCACGCACATCATCGGAACCGGTTCCTACGCCCCCGCTCAGGTCCTGACCAACCAGGACCTGGAGCGCCTGGTGGAGACGAGCGACGCGTGGATCCGCGAGCGCACCGGCATCCAGGAGCGCAGGCAGGCCGCCCCCGACGAGGCGACGAGCGACCTGGCGGTGAACGCCTCCCGCCACGCGCTGGAGATGGCGGGCGTGGCGCCCGGCGACCTGGACCTCATCATCGTGGGCACCGTCACCGCGGACATGCCCATGCCGTCATGCGCCGCGCTGGTGCAGTCGAAGCTGGGGGCGAAGCGCGCCTTCGCCTTCGACGTGTCCGCCGCGTGCGCCGGCGGCCTGTACGCGCTGAGCGTGGCGGACCAGTTCGTGCGCTCGG
The sequence above is drawn from the Corallococcus sp. NCRR genome and encodes:
- a CDS encoding SixA phosphatase family protein codes for the protein MAERDLPLLLVRHAVAEDSHALGDEARALTSQGRAAFRQHAKKLARLTPLMGIITSPLVRAVQTAELLADALGLSHVEVHPALVPMKGAARNVLKLARDVGPGWALVGHNPSLERAAALALGQALPDKLRKGCAVALRPEGRAFTLQWMAAPGRPLRRP
- a CDS encoding sensor histidine kinase translates to MPLRFTLLALLVPPLLVSTLLVLFGHPAGALAAGLVTLAGSALALGTSRVAMERQLRALTQKTQSLAAGVDVAPPAGLERTDDLAQLEDAIDTLDDKLSMRAAALNQEARILTAVLDGMAEGLWVTDAEGTVVRHNDALAEMLRPAHGAIVGQRPLALIRNEALNDAVARACHEGASTRLELTLEGLYSRTLAVRVTPVGRDLPGSAAVFHDVTELRRLEKVRKDFVANVSHELRTPITAIRGYAETLQGGALQDTQVAPKMVEIIHRQSERLSELVEDLLELSRLEAREMTFQRTEVPLALAVSRAAEGVRPKAEGKNQQIGLHVPPELVALGDGRAIEQVLLNLLDNAVKYTPEGGRVDVDGAYEGGRCVVRVRDTGVGIEPKHLSRIFERFYRVDKGRSRDMGGTGLGLSIVKHLMGAMDGEVKVESQPNVGSTFVIFLPSAAGPTAATG
- a CDS encoding metallophosphoesterase family protein, with translation MRVAILADIHGNLPACEAVLDDITKSVAPDYIVAAGDLALRGAHPRETVELLFSKCHALIMGNTDAYLAGNYLGGAYRERDHWKTELLRWTRDQLGDTLLHQLGQMPFSLRYTPRKGQDLFICHANPRNLEESLDPTLDDHAVRRFFTHLDAAACAFGHLHFPYRRRVGRMLIADVASAGIPRDGDLRPAYGVFTFTPKGWRVQIRRVRYPVRKATQALTARRVPGGPLLIHKLVEARYRHHNALMEAARRHSGLPPPGPVLRPPPGAGGARPALAAPFENSPPPEVDPSTLPLDLDGTVTGASPLPPDALNDLDG
- a CDS encoding S1C family serine protease; the protein is MVGWMVGLSVVAVSLTAAGAEAPSPPPEAPAEEAPPPAPYCEGEYADSYAALSPKARAFEQAMKKKYTYCVRSTAVYECLSYGAEGNVRRTRTPVSAHGTAFAYKQQAGETLLLTNEHVVEWPDVTSDAHPVDGVPSGCKRVKDGLSIVENEADKYDRDDIPLSKAVVDPQLDLAVIKSKASLTVMPWKVGRSAAVRERDVVDVRGFPLGVFNATNMGKVISAYDRDEYKEWYHDDFVIDALVSQGNSGSPVLAISCKTGEFELVGVYHAGYSRGSALNVVVGIDQARDLMNNLRRTPKRALDDTTPLDALARARVAKRAEVSATPFFPFGSRTAAVFPRADGTLLFVLYEQDFPRRVHPLLVLEDLPAASADGGFGKVGRVWFGGERGLLERPRAEQDAELQQQLARLLDALRRDATLTFSYQDSLPGSDESRQTFDTSARLGKTLERTIVAHREMSDAVAELADRFAPDATEAATRTESVLKNPPPPGIHLGLTGEPAGQAPANTPPRDTGARQPAKSTQGKAARVPSGR
- a CDS encoding chloride channel protein, producing the protein MPEPASGAVHPDLRTGQPSPWMRRILQGMLGQERRFWVLVVGVGLISGLGAVALLAVLRFTQHLFWQTNTEHFLEGALASPGWRRFLVPVLGGALVTLVSLVVGQPLRGHGTAGIIESIWVKSGRLPFPRALLRGFVSIIAVALGAPLGREGALLQTGAASGSALSGWLRLGPGQARVLVACGASAGIASAYNVPIGAALFGLEVLLGSFALELFGPIVVSCVVATLVSRTLIADHPSYVIPHYALTHPRELVLAILLGVLVGGASALYVRGINFTSDLLDKLPSWLTPFMPLVAMTVVGLTAIAGPYLMGNGYDSVNMALHGTLPLTLLLILPLAKLAVTSLCAGAGVPGGLFTPSLFFGALLGGAFGMLVERALPGGAAPSGAYALLGMGAVLAGTTHASVSAVLMIFEMTGDYDLILPLMLAAVVAAVVSRRLEPESLYTSVLAKRDVRVPATVPHWLREEGVRSLLSPATQRVPPSAPFDEVVVLLLEQPAGADLYVTDAEGRLLGVITLDALKGHLPDHSLLQATVAADVMDTGVQPITPDLSLSEVAARFGHTELDRLPVVDGRRHLLGSLSKGDLLKRGRF
- a CDS encoding DUF1634 domain-containing protein is translated as MSAEPSSSPETTTTAVAQDEVVPLTPELLISQLLRGGVLLSLSLVMCGMVMTFLRHPDYFSSSDALLRLTSPDEAPHQLTDVFEGVMAVRGQSFVMAGLLVMITVPVLRVALSLGIFRAQKDRTFAAITTGVLALLLLAFLLGGVE
- a CDS encoding sulfite exporter TauE/SafE family protein is translated as MAIALDATPFNFVAIVLCVSIGAGLLGSLLGLGGGLILIPVLTLVLKVDIRYAVGASIVSVIATSSGAAAAYVRDGLANMRVAMFLELATVAGAVTGAMLAGMVGGRALYFLFGAVMAYSALAMLRKLREDGGPREEPPPDALADRLALHGSYYDVSTGGEVTYRVHRPLVGLGLMYIAGTVSGLLGIGSGALKVPAMDLAMGLPIKVSTATSNFMIGVTAAASAGIYFARGDIDPFIAGPVCVGVTLGAFAGSRYLTKLKSGSLRMLFVAVLLWVSYEMLSKGIRG